The Silene latifolia isolate original U9 population unplaced genomic scaffold, ASM4854445v1 scaffold_159, whole genome shotgun sequence genome window below encodes:
- the LOC141637991 gene encoding protein-tyrosine sulfotransferase-like isoform X3: MAESHDVRACIRKHPTLGDSVLDVAKRRLDHMLYVGVTEDHKESATAFAHVVGAQVISQLVGSNSSMGHLATNLTDTNNADTNNADTSKSARLQVPESVINQIISLNRLDMELYKYARDIFSQQHTNIVQKLKLMQESEEIISMNSFASPPWKDILLVMPIVLVVLALCVCLHARRTLKVKYSRRSI, translated from the exons ATGGCAGAGTCACATGATGTACGTGCCTGTATCCGAAAGCATCCTACTCTGGGCGATTCCGTGCTTGATGTGGCAAAG AGGAGGTTGGATCATATGTTGTATGTTGGAGTGACCGAAGACCACAAAGAATCGGCAACGGCATTTGCACACGTGGTTGGTGCACAGGTCATATCCCAGTTGGTAGGATCAAATTCTAGCATGGGCCATCTGGCTACTAATTTAACCG ATACCAACAATGCAGATACCAACAATGCAGATACCAGCAAAAGT GCACGCCTTCAGGTACCTGAATCAGTCATTAATCAGATTATATCTCTAAATAGGCTTGATATGGAGCTTTATAAGTATGCTCGGGACATCTTTTCCCAGCAACATACAAACATAGTTCAGAAGCTGAAGCTG ATGCAGGAGAGTGAAGAGATCATCTCAATGAACTCATTCGCCAGCCCACCTTGGAAAGACATTTTATTAGTCATGCCAATTGTTTTGGTGGTTCTGGCTCTGTGTGTATGTTTACATGCAAGAAGAACGCTTAAGGTTAAG TATTCAAGACGATCCATTTGA
- the LOC141637991 gene encoding protein-tyrosine sulfotransferase-like isoform X1, producing the protein MAESHDVRACIRKHPTLGDSVLDVAKRRLDHMLYVGVTEDHKESATAFAHVVGAQVISQLVGSNSSMGHLATNLTDTNNADTNNADTSKSKMTVKKLMESYEVCINQKFEALNYALSRISPVNFTKEARLQVPESVINQIISLNRLDMELYKYARDIFSQQHTNIVQKLKLMQESEEIISMNSFASPPWKDILLVMPIVLVVLALCVCLHARRTLKVKYSRRSI; encoded by the exons ATGGCAGAGTCACATGATGTACGTGCCTGTATCCGAAAGCATCCTACTCTGGGCGATTCCGTGCTTGATGTGGCAAAG AGGAGGTTGGATCATATGTTGTATGTTGGAGTGACCGAAGACCACAAAGAATCGGCAACGGCATTTGCACACGTGGTTGGTGCACAGGTCATATCCCAGTTGGTAGGATCAAATTCTAGCATGGGCCATCTGGCTACTAATTTAACCG ATACCAACAATGCAGATACCAACAATGCAGATACCAGCAAAAGT AAAATGACTGTTAAAAAACTTATGGAATCTTATGAAGTCTGCATTAACCAAAAGTTTGAGGCACTGAATTATGCTTTGTCGAGAATTTCCCCTGTTAACTTTACGAAGGAG GCACGCCTTCAGGTACCTGAATCAGTCATTAATCAGATTATATCTCTAAATAGGCTTGATATGGAGCTTTATAAGTATGCTCGGGACATCTTTTCCCAGCAACATACAAACATAGTTCAGAAGCTGAAGCTG ATGCAGGAGAGTGAAGAGATCATCTCAATGAACTCATTCGCCAGCCCACCTTGGAAAGACATTTTATTAGTCATGCCAATTGTTTTGGTGGTTCTGGCTCTGTGTGTATGTTTACATGCAAGAAGAACGCTTAAGGTTAAG TATTCAAGACGATCCATTTGA
- the LOC141637991 gene encoding protein-tyrosine sulfotransferase-like isoform X4, whose amino-acid sequence MAESHDVRACIRKHPTLGDSVLDVAKRRLDHMLYVGVTEDHKESATAFAHVVGAQVISQLVGSNSSMGHLATNLTDTNNADTNNADTSKSKMTVKKLMESYEVCINQKFEALNYALSRISPVNFTKEARLQVPESVINQIISLNRLDMELYKYARDIFSQQHTNIVQKLKLYSRRSI is encoded by the exons ATGGCAGAGTCACATGATGTACGTGCCTGTATCCGAAAGCATCCTACTCTGGGCGATTCCGTGCTTGATGTGGCAAAG AGGAGGTTGGATCATATGTTGTATGTTGGAGTGACCGAAGACCACAAAGAATCGGCAACGGCATTTGCACACGTGGTTGGTGCACAGGTCATATCCCAGTTGGTAGGATCAAATTCTAGCATGGGCCATCTGGCTACTAATTTAACCG ATACCAACAATGCAGATACCAACAATGCAGATACCAGCAAAAGT AAAATGACTGTTAAAAAACTTATGGAATCTTATGAAGTCTGCATTAACCAAAAGTTTGAGGCACTGAATTATGCTTTGTCGAGAATTTCCCCTGTTAACTTTACGAAGGAG GCACGCCTTCAGGTACCTGAATCAGTCATTAATCAGATTATATCTCTAAATAGGCTTGATATGGAGCTTTATAAGTATGCTCGGGACATCTTTTCCCAGCAACATACAAACATAGTTCAGAAGCTGAAGCTG TATTCAAGACGATCCATTTGA
- the LOC141637991 gene encoding protein-tyrosine sulfotransferase-like isoform X2 codes for MAESHDVRACIRKHPTLGDSVLDVAKRRLDHMLYVGVTEDHKESATAFAHVVGAQVISQLVGSNSSMGHLATNLTDTNNADTNNADTSKSKMTVKKLMESYEVCINQKFEALNYALSRISPVNFTKEARLQVPESVINQIISLNRLDMELYKYARDIFSQQHTNIVQKLKLESEEIISMNSFASPPWKDILLVMPIVLVVLALCVCLHARRTLKVKYSRRSI; via the exons ATGGCAGAGTCACATGATGTACGTGCCTGTATCCGAAAGCATCCTACTCTGGGCGATTCCGTGCTTGATGTGGCAAAG AGGAGGTTGGATCATATGTTGTATGTTGGAGTGACCGAAGACCACAAAGAATCGGCAACGGCATTTGCACACGTGGTTGGTGCACAGGTCATATCCCAGTTGGTAGGATCAAATTCTAGCATGGGCCATCTGGCTACTAATTTAACCG ATACCAACAATGCAGATACCAACAATGCAGATACCAGCAAAAGT AAAATGACTGTTAAAAAACTTATGGAATCTTATGAAGTCTGCATTAACCAAAAGTTTGAGGCACTGAATTATGCTTTGTCGAGAATTTCCCCTGTTAACTTTACGAAGGAG GCACGCCTTCAGGTACCTGAATCAGTCATTAATCAGATTATATCTCTAAATAGGCTTGATATGGAGCTTTATAAGTATGCTCGGGACATCTTTTCCCAGCAACATACAAACATAGTTCAGAAGCTGAAGCTG GAGAGTGAAGAGATCATCTCAATGAACTCATTCGCCAGCCCACCTTGGAAAGACATTTTATTAGTCATGCCAATTGTTTTGGTGGTTCTGGCTCTGTGTGTATGTTTACATGCAAGAAGAACGCTTAAGGTTAAG TATTCAAGACGATCCATTTGA